The DNA region CCACCCCTTTGGTGCCCACGATGCGGTTCGTAACACGCCCGGTGGCTCCCTCGAACTGGCGGCATTTCGCCTCTACGCGCACATCGCCCGAAAAAGCATATTCCACCGAAAAATGGTCGTAAATGTGTCCGTACGAAGGATCGACGCGCGCAAGGCGCCCGCCCATTCCGATGGCGCGCTCGGGGACTTGCTGCATAACCCACTGAATGATGTCGAGGTTATGCACGAACTGCTCCACGATGTGGTCCCCCGAAAGCCAGGTAAAGTAATACCAGTTCCGGCATTGCCATTCCATATCCGACATGCCGGGAAGGCGCGGGCGCAGCCAGATGGGCCCCGTCATGTAATAGGCATAGGCGCCTGTGATTTCACCGATCAGCCCTCCATGAATCTCGGCCACGGCATCCATGAAACTGGGCTGGCGGCGGTAGAGCGTACCCGCGACCACGGAAAGTCCCTTCTCATCGGCTAATGTGCCCGCCTCGACGATCGAGTGGTATCCGGCCACATCGACCTGCGTGGGTTTTTCCATGAACACATGCTTGCCGGAGTCGACCGCGTAGCGGAACTGCACAGGACGAAATCCCGGCGGCGTGGCGAGAATTACATAATCCACGTCGCTGTCGATCACATGCCGGTAGTTATCGAAACCGGTGAACGTGCGTTCGTCCGTCACATTGAGCCGGTCGCCGATGTGCTCCTGCAGGCGTCGCCTGGAATCTTCCAGCCGGTCTTCGAAGAGATCGCCCATAGCGTACACCTCGATTCCCTCTGCTGCCTCGACGGCATTCACCGCGGCGCCCGTGCCGCGGCCGCCGCATCCGATCAGGCCGACCCGCATGGTGTCCGACCCCGCCGCATAGGCGAAATTTCCGGAGCGCATGAGCACAGAGGCGCCTGCCGCCGCTGCCGCCGATGACTGAATGAATCTGCGCCGGGTCAACCCGGTGTTTCGTACGTTTGTGTCCCCCATGGCTTCTTGCTGGTTGGTATATGGTTACGCGCTGATCGAAGCGGTTTTGATCAGAGTATCCTGTAATATAACCGGGTGGAAACATTGTTGCCGGGGCAAAAAGCCCGAAGGCTGAACCGGTGGCAGCACGTTGGCGGAACTCGCCAGGCTCCAATGCCCCTTTTTACCTCTTTTGAGTAATTTCTACTCCTTTTTGGAGTAATTTTTACTCCATTTCGGAGTAGTTTTTACTCAAAACGGTATCCTATAAGATGTTCTTCAATCTCGCTCAATGGTTTACAAATCGGCATTTTTGCAAACCATCAAAGCAAACTGCCGTGCGTTCCCGCCCCTTTCATATTGCGCATCCTTTCCGGGGGCATGGGAAGTTCATTCGCTTTGAAACAATCGCTCTCGATGATCGCGTTGAGCAACGCTTCCTGCGCCGGGTAACCATTGACCGTTTCCTCCAGTACCCAGAGCAGTTCGAGGAGTTCGGTAGTGAACTGGCTGGTCCAGAATTCGGGACGAATGTCGTCCAGCGGCGACGACTTTTTTCCTGCCCCCTTTTTCATGCGGTACTTGAGCCATGACCTCACGACTTGTAGGCCAGATACCTCGAACTCGTATACCTCCGGCGTCACCGGCGCAAATGTCCCTTCACCCACATGCAGCGTTTGGGCCGTTTCGTCGTACGAGAACGTTTCGGGATACCCGTCGGCGTTGCCTGGGACAGCCTTGATGCATTTGGCCACACCGTACGGGGTATGCTTATACGCCGCATCGCCTGTTGCAAACCGCTCGCCATAGGTGTGAAGCCATAGTAACCGGGCGCCCGTGCTTCGAGCCTGTTCGAATAATCCAGCATCCTTTGTGACGGGTATTCGCAACTCGCGTGTCTCTAGTTCGACGGTGAAACGGGCCGTGAAGGCCGGTTGGGCCGCTACGCCATACAGATAGGCGATAAAATCCTCCGGCGTAACGTTGTGTCCATAGGTTCTGCCGAGCCGATCGAGCAATCCTGGCAGAATGTTTGGATGGGCAGTATCAATGGAATGATAGAGAGGAAAAACATCCTTCCCGCCATAAGAACCTCGAAAGTGATGGGCATCAGGGATATATGCACAAGCTGTAAGAGCGGGCCCCTTGCCAAGGGGGTGTTTTAACAGACTTGTCAAATACACCTGCTGTTCGTTGTGGGCGCGCCACAAGTCGGGCCCGGGCCGATCCAGCAAACGGGCGTCGCCGAAAACAAACTGCCTGTCGAACGATCTATGGGAGAAACGAACGATATTCGGGGTAGGATATCCGTTTTCAAGATCGACAATGGGTCGCAGTTCAACGTCCGATGGGGGCAATTGGCTTGCAGGCCGATGTGCCTTGCGCCCTGTCGGAGAATCCTTGAATAGCCCTTTGCGTTTTTCCTTGTCAGCCTGCATCAGCGTGTGCCAACGCGCGTCAAGATTTACCTGTTGCGGTGAAATCACCCAGGTTCGGCCGGATTTCACGCCGGATAATTGCCTCGGCATCAGGTCGGTCAAAAGAGGCCAAGCGAAATAATCCCCCTTACCTGCCGGGCGAAACGGAGCCTGCCAATCTTTTGGGCACTCCTCCCATTGGATATTAGTGAAATTCTCTATGCCGTCAAGCGCAGCGAGTTTCTCCTTGCGCGTTCCCTCAAGGCGGGCGTAGTGAACTGCTGCCGGTTTGTTCTTGCAAATCGCATTTGCCCTGAAGGCTACGGCGATAGCTACAGGGATCTTGATATCGAATACATTCTCACTTTGACGTGTACCGCGTCCTTCGCCGCCAAGGTCGAGTATCCATATCTCATCGCACTGCTGTCGCAAGTGTGCGCGCATTCCACCAAAGGCATCTCCATGAATATAACTTGATGCACTGATGAAGCTGACCACACCTGGGCCGTTCTTGTACTCGAAAACCTTCCACAACGCCCAACGCCAGAAATACACGTACAGATTGTACAGGTTCTTGAGATCACCGCCTTGCCCTGCTGCAAGCACCGGGTCGATAAATACGCGAAGAATAGGATCCACACGGTCATTTCCGTCTCCCCAACGCACCCAATTCCCAGTGCGGGCTTTATTGGTTTCCGTGGCCGCTTCATGGCGATCATAAGGCGGATTACCTAAACAAACCATTACAGGCACTCCGTTCTTGACATCCAGCGCTTTCCGGTGCTGCTCAGAAATCGGACGTAGATACAAAGGTAGCTCTGCCGGGATCGTGTGGGGACTTTCCAGTGTATCCGTCAGATAGATATGTATGCCGTCCGGGGGAAGCAAAGCACCTTGGTCCGCAATGGCGCGGCTGACGCGCAATTCTGCGACGGCATAGGGACCGGCCATCAGTTCGAAACCGTACAGGTTCCGCGCCAATGTGCTGGCCACTCCAGGGATGGCGCCCTTGCCCTGTTTGTTTCTAATCCGGGCAATGGTGTGTTCGATTACGCCGAGGAGATAGGTACCCGTTCCCACTGCCGGATCCAGGGTCATTACATCGGGGTCTGCGAATCCCATTGCCTTACCGAGTCGAGAAACCAGCAGGTCGTCGATCAGGCGCACCTGGGCGTGGACGACCTCTACCGGCGTGTAATAGACTCCTGCGTCCTTGCGCAGCTTGGGATCGTATGCAGCGAGGAAATCTTCGTAGAAATAGAGCCACGGATCCCCGGGGCCTGCGAACGTCGCAAGCGGTACGACCGCGATGACGCGCACCAGCAAGTCGAGCGATGCGGCGATATCGGAGCGAGCCCCATCATCGGTTAGAATTCTCAAAGCCCGCGACAGCAGGTTATGCTGCACATTGAGGGTTTTCTCTGCGCTTTCGAGCGTGAGCGGATCGGCCCCTTCGCTGCGGCCCAATAGCAAGGCGAAAGCGACCGTCTGGGCGTAGGCGTCGGCGAACTGGTTGTCCGAGGCATCGGGAAACAGGAGCTGACGCCAGTCGTCCGCAAGATGCACAAGAGGAGACGCGGCGTCCTTGAGCGCATCGGATACATCGTCGCGCAACATGCGGCAGAGAGGAGCCAACAGTTCAGCGAACCCCTTTAGTTCGACATTACCTTTGCGGTCCAAAGGAATGTGCGGATACCAGGAAAGAAAATCGCTCAGGAGACGCTGTACGGCGTCTGCATCCTCAGCGGTTACCGCGCTTGATCCCTCGGCAGCGATATCGCCGGAGAGACGAACCAACGCGCCGATGCGCTCGCCGTTTCGATATAACGCCCACTCGTTACCGTCCGTGTAGAGTATATTCGGAACGGAAGAGAAGCGCTTGAATTGCTTGCGGTTACGTTCTTTAAATCGTCTGGAGTCAGCGCCGACGCCGGGCGCCTTGAGTTCGACGTATCCGGCCAGTAACCGGTTCAGGTGGATGGCGTAATCGGGGCGGCCGAGGCGATCCGGCAAGGGCGCTTCGCCTGTGCAGACGATGTCAGAGTCTAACCCTGTAGCCACCTCCTGCATAAAACGCTCGAACGGAGCGCGCAGTTGTTCCTCCGGCTCCCCTGCGATGAATTGGTTGGATTTCTCTGTTACGGACGCGGCAAACCCCTGTAAGGAATGGTGCAGGGAAACGGCTGTACTCATGGCTGAACTCACGTCAAAAATCCGGTGACCACGGTATGCAGCAGACACGAAACAGCGTTACTGCACTCTGAAACGAGTTTAGTACCGTGCGAACAGCCGGTACGTTTCCATATAAATGCGATCATTCGCCGAACCCAAAAGCCGTTTGTAAACTGGCGTTACTTTGCAATTTTCGTGAATGGCGTTTTTCGTCCCTGAACGAGTGGGAACCCGGTTCTTTACGGATACTCTGATCAAAACCACTTCGTTCAGCACTTCACTTTCGCGCGGATAGGACGTTATGATTCCATGCCTCGGACGGCACGCAAACAAGCTATGAATCAGATTCGGCAAAAAGGTGTTTTTACATGGTGTCCCCGGTGTAACGAACCGTCTGTATCATGAATCCCGTCTATCTCGACCATGCTGCTACGACGCCGCTTGACGCGCGCGTGATTGAGGCCATGCAGCCTTTTTTCGGGGAGCACTTCGGCAATGCCTCTTCGGTGCATGCTCTGGGCAGGAAGGCGCGTTTCGCGGTCGAGGAATGCCGCGAGAAGGTGGCGGCTCTTCTGGGCGCTGAACCGGGAGAGATTGTTTTCACGAGTGGGGGCACGGAGTCCAACAACATGGCGCTTGGGGCCGCATCCGGCGATGTGCTGACCTGTGCGGCCGAGCACGAATCCGTGCTTCGTTCCGCGGAAGCGTTGCAGTCTTCCGGCAAGACCGTGCATATGCTGAAGCCCGGCAGGTTCGGCGCGGTTTCGATGGAGGACATCGCTCGGGGGCTTGACAGCGAGGCATGTGCCGGGGTGACGCTTGTATCCATCATGCATGCGAACAACGAGACGGGCGCCCTGTCGCCGGTTCGGCAAATCGCTGAGGCATGTCGTGCCCGCGGGCTGACGTTTCATTGCGATGCGGTGCAGACGGTGGGCTACGCCATGATTCCCGAGGCGGATATGATGACGCTCTCGGGACACAAATTTTACGGCCCGAAGGGCATTGGCGCCCTGTTCGTACGTGCCGGGATCGATGTGGGGCCTGTACTCCTGGGGGGCAGGCAGGAACGCGGGCGCCGAGCGGGCACGGAAAATGTGGCGGCCATTGCGGGCTTTGCCAAAGCGCTGAAACTCGCCTTTGACGAAGGGGAATCCCGCAAGCGGCATGCCGAAGCGATGCGGGAGCGGCTCCGCAACGGCATACAAGCAGTAGCCGGGGAAAGGGTTCGTATCGTTACCCCTTGCGATACCGGCGAGGCGGCTCCGCACATCCTTGGCGTGGTCGCTCCGCCCGTAAACGGCTATTCGATGGACGGGGAAATGCTGCTGCTGAACATGGATATGGAAAACATCTGCGTATCCGCGGGCTCTGCATGCACGAGCGGCGCCCTCGAGCCCAGTCATGTATTGATTGCCATGGGGCTGGATCGTGCTGCCGCGGCGGCCTTCCTGCGCTTTTCTGTGGGCAGGAGTACGACGGACGAAGATGTGGACCGGGCTGTCGAAGCGTTCGATCGTGTCCTGCGCCGGATGATTCGCATGCCCGAAACCCCATGAGCGCCGCCCTCATTGTGTTTGCCAAACCTCCGGTTCCCGGCCGGGTCAAAACTCGTCTGACGCCGCCCCTGTCTCCGGAGGATGCCGCCCGTCTCTACGAATCTTTTCTGCAGGATGCGCTGGATCAGTACCAGGGGCTCGGGGTGACGCTTCGCCTGTATCTGGCGCTTGACGGATCGCCGCCGGGGAGAGGCATACCAGCCCAACATGGGGATAGGTTCGCCCAATGGGGGGATATATATACCCGGTGGGTCGGGAAGAACGTGTTTCGCCAGAAGGGAGAGGGTCTCGGGGAGCGCATGAGGCAGGCTTTCGAAGAAACATTCGCCGAAGGGCATCGCCGGGTGATCCTGATCGGGACGGATCATCCCACGCTGCCTTCCGCATGGATAAGAGAGGGATTTTCGCTTCTCGAAGGGGGGGACGCCGTCGTGCTTGGTCCCACCGGGGATGGAGGGTTTTACCTGATCGGCATGAACGAATCGTTTTCGCAGGTTTTCGAAGGGATGACCTACAGCCACGAGGCTGTTTTCGAACAGACTGCCGCCCGTGTTGCTTCCTGCGGTGCTTCGCTGCAGATGCTTCCGGAATGGTACGATGTGGATACGTTCGACGATCTGAAACGCCTTGTTGCGGATATGCGGCAGGAAAGCGCCGGTGCGATGCGGACCCGTGCAATGCTCCAGCGTCTTTCTGAACGATACGAAGGGCTGGTGTAGGAAAAGGGACAGGTGCGGGCCAGGGCAGCGGGTTGCGGACGCGGGCCCCTGGGCTGCGGACCGTGACTTTGCGTATTCGGGAAAATGACGAAGGGCTCCGGCGCCTGTACGGCGCGACGCAGCGCCGGGGGGTTGTGTCGTTTTAGAAACAGAGCGGCCCCCCCCCGGCGAGACACACGGCCCTTGGCCGCGCTGGCGTCGGGGCGCGCAGGGGCGCGGCGCGGCTGACTCCGGC from Bacteroidetes bacterium SB0662_bin_6 includes:
- a CDS encoding Gfo/Idh/MocA family oxidoreductase codes for the protein MGDTNVRNTGLTRRRFIQSSAAAAAGASVLMRSGNFAYAAGSDTMRVGLIGCGGRGTGAAVNAVEAAEGIEVYAMGDLFEDRLEDSRRRLQEHIGDRLNVTDERTFTGFDNYRHVIDSDVDYVILATPPGFRPVQFRYAVDSGKHVFMEKPTQVDVAGYHSIVEAGTLADEKGLSVVAGTLYRRQPSFMDAVAEIHGGLIGEITGAYAYYMTGPIWLRPRLPGMSDMEWQCRNWYYFTWLSGDHIVEQFVHNLDIIQWVMQQVPERAIGMGGRLARVDPSYGHIYDHFSVEYAFSGDVRVEAKCRQFEGATGRVTNRIVGTKGVADLHPDSSIIRSHDGDVLFRRSEKGNNAYVVEHTDLIAAIREGQPVNETRQIADSTMIAVLGRESAYTGQQLTWEDMLTADMDLVPHTLAFGDMPPEPVPAPGRTRLNRSFLVAGAGQ
- a CDS encoding cysteine desulfurase; the protein is MNPVYLDHAATTPLDARVIEAMQPFFGEHFGNASSVHALGRKARFAVEECREKVAALLGAEPGEIVFTSGGTESNNMALGAASGDVLTCAAEHESVLRSAEALQSSGKTVHMLKPGRFGAVSMEDIARGLDSEACAGVTLVSIMHANNETGALSPVRQIAEACRARGLTFHCDAVQTVGYAMIPEADMMTLSGHKFYGPKGIGALFVRAGIDVGPVLLGGRQERGRRAGTENVAAIAGFAKALKLAFDEGESRKRHAEAMRERLRNGIQAVAGERVRIVTPCDTGEAAPHILGVVAPPVNGYSMDGEMLLLNMDMENICVSAGSACTSGALEPSHVLIAMGLDRAAAAAFLRFSVGRSTTDEDVDRAVEAFDRVLRRMIRMPETP
- a CDS encoding glycosyltransferase, with translation MSAALIVFAKPPVPGRVKTRLTPPLSPEDAARLYESFLQDALDQYQGLGVTLRLYLALDGSPPGRGIPAQHGDRFAQWGDIYTRWVGKNVFRQKGEGLGERMRQAFEETFAEGHRRVILIGTDHPTLPSAWIREGFSLLEGGDAVVLGPTGDGGFYLIGMNESFSQVFEGMTYSHEAVFEQTAARVASCGASLQMLPEWYDVDTFDDLKRLVADMRQESAGAMRTRAMLQRLSERYEGLV
- a CDS encoding N-6 DNA methylase, with amino-acid sequence MSTAVSLHHSLQGFAASVTEKSNQFIAGEPEEQLRAPFERFMQEVATGLDSDIVCTGEAPLPDRLGRPDYAIHLNRLLAGYVELKAPGVGADSRRFKERNRKQFKRFSSVPNILYTDGNEWALYRNGERIGALVRLSGDIAAEGSSAVTAEDADAVQRLLSDFLSWYPHIPLDRKGNVELKGFAELLAPLCRMLRDDVSDALKDAASPLVHLADDWRQLLFPDASDNQFADAYAQTVAFALLLGRSEGADPLTLESAEKTLNVQHNLLSRALRILTDDGARSDIAASLDLLVRVIAVVPLATFAGPGDPWLYFYEDFLAAYDPKLRKDAGVYYTPVEVVHAQVRLIDDLLVSRLGKAMGFADPDVMTLDPAVGTGTYLLGVIEHTIARIRNKQGKGAIPGVASTLARNLYGFELMAGPYAVAELRVSRAIADQGALLPPDGIHIYLTDTLESPHTIPAELPLYLRPISEQHRKALDVKNGVPVMVCLGNPPYDRHEAATETNKARTGNWVRWGDGNDRVDPILRVFIDPVLAAGQGGDLKNLYNLYVYFWRWALWKVFEYKNGPGVVSFISASSYIHGDAFGGMRAHLRQQCDEIWILDLGGEGRGTRQSENVFDIKIPVAIAVAFRANAICKNKPAAVHYARLEGTRKEKLAALDGIENFTNIQWEECPKDWQAPFRPAGKGDYFAWPLLTDLMPRQLSGVKSGRTWVISPQQVNLDARWHTLMQADKEKRKGLFKDSPTGRKAHRPASQLPPSDVELRPIVDLENGYPTPNIVRFSHRSFDRQFVFGDARLLDRPGPDLWRAHNEQQVYLTSLLKHPLGKGPALTACAYIPDAHHFRGSYGGKDVFPLYHSIDTAHPNILPGLLDRLGRTYGHNVTPEDFIAYLYGVAAQPAFTARFTVELETRELRIPVTKDAGLFEQARSTGARLLWLHTYGERFATGDAAYKHTPYGVAKCIKAVPGNADGYPETFSYDETAQTLHVGEGTFAPVTPEVYEFEVSGLQVVRSWLKYRMKKGAGKKSSPLDDIRPEFWTSQFTTELLELLWVLEETVNGYPAQEALLNAIIESDCFKANELPMPPERMRNMKGAGTHGSLL